One window of the Populus nigra chromosome 4, ddPopNigr1.1, whole genome shotgun sequence genome contains the following:
- the LOC133690600 gene encoding transcription factor UNE12-like, with protein MANNPTEPPTDDFLQEILGMPNFASAEAGLVGADAGLAGAASAQAPMMLQLSSGDGSGHISALGGAPGGGGAGFHGFPLGLSLEQGKGGFLKPEEASGSGNRFRDDIVDGRVRNVFHGQPMPTTVTAATHPPAMRPRVRARRGQATDPHSIAERLRRERIAERIRALQELVPSVNKTDRAAMLDEIVDYVKFLRLQVKVFSMSRLGGAGAVAPLVTDIPISPVEDETGEGGRNQLAWEKWSDDGTERQVAKLMEENVGAAMQFLQSKALCIMPISLATAIYHTQPPDTTTIVKPETNPPS; from the exons ATGGCCAATAACCCAACCGAACCTCCAACCGATGATTTCCTGCAGGAAATTCTCGGGATGCCTAATTTTGCTTCAGCTGAAGCTGGCTTGGTTGGAGCTGACGCTGGCCTGGCTGGCGCTGCTTCTGCTCAAGCTCCCATGATGCTTCAGCTTAGCTCCGGTGATGGTTCCGGCCACATCTCCGCACTCGGCGGTGCTCCTGGAGGCGGAGGCGCGGGATTTCACGGGTTTCCGCTGGGGCTTAGCTTGGAGCAGGGGAAGGGAGGGTTTCTGAAGCCCGAGGAGGCGTCCGGGAGTGGGAATCGGTTCCGTGATGATATTGTTGATGGTAGAGTAAGAAAT GTTTTTCATGGTCAACCAATGCCCACAACAGTCACTGCAGCTACACATCCACCAGCAATGCGCCCAAGGGTACGGGCTAGGCGAGGCCAGGCCACAGATCCTCACAGTATTGCTGAACGG TTGCGCAGAGAAAGAATAGCCGAAAGAATCAGGGCATTGCAGGAGCTGGTTCCTAGTGTGAACAAG ACGGATCGAGCCGCCATGCTTGATGAAATTGTGGATTATGTGAAGTTTTTAAGGCTTCAAGTAAAG GTATTTAGCATGAGTAGACTGGGCGGAGCTGGTGCTGTTGCGCCACTTGTAACGGACATCCCAATATCACCAGTTGAG GATGAAACTGGTGAAGGCGGAAGAAACCAACTGGCGTGGGAGAAGTGGTCAGATGATGGCACTGAAAGACAGGTAGCTAAGCTAATGGAGGAAAATGTTGGTGCTGCCATGCAGTTTCTCCAATCAAAGGCTCTTTGCATCATGCCCATCTCACTAGCCACTGCAATTTACCACACACAACCACCAGATACCACTACTATTGTGAAACCAGAAACTAACCCCCCGTCATAG
- the LOC133690897 gene encoding uncharacterized protein LOC133690897 → MFGISYGELFLLLGATAALIGPKDLPLIARTAGRLTGRAIGYVQMARGQFDSVMQQSQARQVHKELQDTMAQLDAIRHEIRSISVLNPGPLTRRLVDNLDPPPTTNAGGAPENADAENVPNPTISKVYTEQTAGESLPTANISKVSGAKVSDSCDLHSQATAYARLAESSALKTGPLRSGAGAGELTSDIGLLNVLPVSAESTGLLPNHQDVVNGSDIVLEAILEAEVAHSAKDFFAQPTNQIKYDER, encoded by the exons ATGTTTGGAATTTCTTATGGAGAACTCTTTCTCTTGCTTGGGGCCACAGCTGCACTAATCG GACCCAAGGATCTACCATTAATAGCCAGAACTGCAGGGAGATTAACTGGTCGAGCCATTGGGTATGTGCAGATGGCTCGTGGTCAATTTGACTCTGTTATGCAGCAATCACAAGCTCGCCAG GTTCACAAGGAACTTCAAGACACAATGGCTCAACTTGATGCTATACGTCATGAAATTCGAAGCATATCTGTCTTGAATCCTGGTCCATTAACTCGGAGACTAGTGGATAATCTTGACCCTCCACCTACTACTAATG CCGGTGGTGCGCCTGAAAATGCAGATGCAGAGAATGTACCGAACCCCACAATTTCCAAGGTTTATACTGAACAAACAGCTGGAGAAAGTTTACCAACAGCTAATATTTCCAAG GTTTCTGGTGCAAAAGTCTCAGATTCATGTGATTTGCACAGCCAAGCCACTGCTTATGCAAGATTGGCTGAATCCTCAGCCCTGAAAACTGGCCCGTTGCGCAGTGGGGCAGGTGCAGGGGAGTTGACTAGTGATATTGGTCTTTTAAATGTTTTGCCTGTGTCTGCTGAAAGCACTGGGCTTTTGCCAAATCATCAGG ATGTTGTTAACGGATCTGACATTGTGCTGGAGGCTATACTGGAGGCTGAGGTGGCTCACAGTGCCAAAGATTTTTTCGCACAGCCTACAAATCAGATCAAATATGATGAGAGGTAG